A segment of the Streptomyces sp. ITFR-21 genome:
TGCCGCCGGTCGCTGTAGTACTCCACCTCGACCAGCGACGCCTCGCGGGCCACCGCCGGGCGGTAGACCGTCAGCAGCGAGTCGGTGAGCTCCCGGACCGCCACCGCGCTGCGCGCCTGCTCGGCGGCGGTGGCGTGGTAGGTCTCCATGGTCCGGGTCAGCGCGGTGTCCGGGTCGACCGGCTCCAGCACGCCGTCCTGCGCGCGGATCAGGCCGAGCCGCTCCAGCCGGCGCCGACCGCGCTCGGCCTGATCCTGGTCCAGCCCGGCCGCCTTGCCGAGTTCCCCCGCCGAGGCGGCTGTGCCGCGGGCGCGCAGCACCTGGTAGATCGCCAGAGCCGGTGTTTCATCGTCGTCCCGCATCGGACGGCCCCTCCGGACGAAGACTCGACAGCTCACCTACGGCTCACCCCGGGTTCCCCCGCACCTGATGACACGTCCCGGGCGGGCGTTCGGTTCAGCCGAGCCGCTCAGAGGTCGAACTCCGCCGGATCGAGGCCCACCGCGAAACACGCCTCACGCACGACCGCCTGCTCGGACTTGTCGAAGACACCGTCCGCGCCGCCGATGACGATACCGATCTGGATGACCGCCCGCGCTTCGGTGGGCTTCTTCTTCGCCTTGGCGATCTCCTGCAGGATCGCCACCTTGCCGAAATCGAAGTCGGAGGTCAGCTTGGTGAGGTAGTCGTCGAAGCGGCGCTGGAGGTCCAGCGCGGGGAAGTTCTGCAGGACGTCGTTGGTGCCGATCAACGTGGCGACGCGCTGCCGCTCGGCGGGGTCGACCGAGCCGTCGGCGGCGGCCACCAGGGCGCACATGGCCATGCTGGCGTCGCGGAAGGCGCCGCTCTTGAGGTCGTTCTTCTTCGCGGTGAGCTGGGTCTGCATGCCTTGGGCGGATTCCTTGAAGCGGTCCCACAGGGCCATGGCGGGTCTCTCCTCGACGGGGTTCGGTTGCGCTCTGAGAACTCTCGGCGAGCGTAAAGGAGTTCCCCAGGGGGCCGCCGGGTGGGGCCGACCGGGTGACAGGGCGGGCCGGCGGCGCTGCGCCCGGGGCGACGCGTTCGCTCTCGGCGAACATCACGCGGGCCGTACCGGCCAGGCGGACCCGCCGGACGCATCCGGCGGACGGATCCGGCGGACGGATCCCGGGG
Coding sequences within it:
- a CDS encoding tellurite resistance TerB family protein; the protein is MALWDRFKESAQGMQTQLTAKKNDLKSGAFRDASMAMCALVAAADGSVDPAERQRVATLIGTNDVLQNFPALDLQRRFDDYLTKLTSDFDFGKVAILQEIAKAKKKPTEARAVIQIGIVIGGADGVFDKSEQAVVREACFAVGLDPAEFDL